In Streptomyces sclerotialus, one genomic interval encodes:
- a CDS encoding L,D-transpeptidase family protein has product MHRSRAFRTLTGTLALTAALTATAGCKEMQVRVDDGKGGQTAPAPRTAPPTTPAAPPSSGAPATPPEPTRAAPKPVLAPGARSEQVRELQARLRQLKHFDRNPTGYYGSVTAASVTAFQRTQGLPPTGTVDEATLSALRVRTQDPARSELYPPTTRPVSAPDKRCLNGRVICISKKSDTLAWMVDGKVVSAMDVRFGSQYTPTREGTFGITFKSRHHVSTLYDTPMPYAMFFSGGQAIHYSSDFAARGYSGASHGCVNVRDKKKIAELFQQVSPGTKVVIYK; this is encoded by the coding sequence ATGCATCGCAGCAGAGCGTTCCGCACGCTGACCGGCACGCTGGCACTGACCGCCGCGCTGACGGCGACAGCCGGCTGCAAGGAGATGCAGGTCAGAGTCGACGACGGCAAGGGCGGGCAGACGGCGCCGGCCCCGCGCACGGCACCGCCGACGACACCGGCCGCGCCGCCCTCCTCCGGGGCGCCCGCGACCCCGCCGGAGCCGACGCGCGCCGCGCCGAAGCCGGTCCTGGCGCCCGGAGCCCGCAGCGAGCAGGTACGGGAACTGCAGGCGCGCCTGCGCCAGTTGAAGCACTTCGACCGGAATCCCACGGGCTACTACGGCTCGGTCACCGCCGCGTCGGTCACGGCCTTCCAGCGCACCCAGGGCCTGCCGCCCACCGGGACCGTGGACGAGGCGACGCTGAGCGCCCTGCGCGTACGGACGCAGGACCCGGCCCGGAGCGAGCTGTACCCGCCCACCACCCGGCCGGTCTCGGCGCCCGACAAGCGCTGCCTGAACGGCCGGGTGATCTGCATCAGCAAGAAGAGTGACACGCTGGCTTGGATGGTTGACGGCAAGGTCGTGTCGGCGATGGACGTGCGCTTCGGGTCGCAGTACACCCCCACCCGCGAGGGCACCTTCGGCATCACGTTCAAGAGCCGGCACCACGTCTCGACGCTCTACGACACGCCGATGCCGTACGCGATGTTCTTCAGCGGCGGCCAGGCGATCCACTACAGCAGCGACTTCGCGGCCCGCGGCTACTCCGGCGCCTCCCACGGCTGCGTCAACGTCCGCGACAAGAAAAAGATCGCCGAACTGTTCCAGCAGGTCAGCCCAGGCACAAAGGTCGTCATATACAAGTAA